Below is a genomic region from Ziziphus jujuba cultivar Dongzao chromosome 7, ASM3175591v1.
TCCGAAGCATCTCGAAATCTTTGTACTCACACAAACAGATGGAACAGGTGGATTCCTTATTATCCAAGTCCTTAGACCAAGGGAACTTGGGGTAAGAGTTTATGACGCTCTGGTCGAGACCAACGACGGCGGAGTCATCGTCGTCGCGCTGGTCGTCGTCCTCAGCGACAAAGATAATACGGGGGAGCATAATGCCGTCGGAGGGAGCAGGATTGGGATCTGAGGTGTTGTTGGTCTGTGAGGGAGGAGAGCGGTGGCGAGAGGCACGGCAGCAGATGTAGGAAGCGAGGAGGAGAGTAGAGAGGAGGACGAGGAAGCCGAGAGCGATGGCGATGGAGTAGCCGAGGCCGAGATTGGTGAGGTAAGTCGGGGAGTTAGGGGTTgggtttgggtttgggtttggagtggtggtggtggacattgggagagggagagaggagTTGGAGAGGTTTTAGCCATTTGTTTGGTGTTGTTTTTTGTTAAGGAGGTGAATGGAGAAGAGTTgggacagattttttttttggattttggaaGGTGGGTGGGCACTCCAGCTGCTGCATTTAATACTGCGTTTGGAAACAGAGACGGGCATTAAATTGGTGGTAACTCGCCAAGGGCATATtgccttctttcttccttctcttctttCCACCCAGAAGTATAAAATAATCAATGCCATTCATTAcataacaattttataaatctgttaaataaaataagtaaatggaTGTGAGTGGGTTTGGGCTTGAATATGATGGATGGGCCAGTTTTCAATTGGGCTTTCTTTTAGTTTTACTGTCCATTTTAACTTTActataactattttattttattttttatgtattatGATTTTGCGATGAAAATTATACACTTTGTTCATTTGCATAatgtcaataataataatgttcatGACAATTTGTTCACTCTTTTCATACTCTCAAGTCCCGAGGTAAAAAGTTGGATGGCCTGTCCCATAATGTTGGTATAATGTCCATTGAATGGACAGTTCAATTGGATATCCCAGGTATCAATTGCCTGCGAAAAGTCAATGGCTTCACATGGAtatcttaatttttgattttatgttcctttcctttttttgttatattttggaCGCTGAATTCGCTAATTTCTTGTAAACAAAGTTTTCAGTTAGCAGCTAATCAATCTTATGGATGCGAATTAGTTGTACTATACAACATAAACTCGATCGTTTTTACAAAGAATCCAATCATGAATCTAAGAATCTTTAATTTTTCCAGCTAAAGCAGTGGGGGGGAGGGAGGGAAAAGTCAAAAGTGTTCCTAATTAGATTTGGCAGAAAAGTATAACTAATTAAAGACCAATTAAGAAGATGATTCAGCAATCTAATTAAAGACCAATTAAGAAGATCACTGCAACTTGTAAAACCTATTACATGATaaatagttataataaaaagaagaaaataaaaaagaaaaaaagaaataagtgcaaagaaaaaggaaaatgcttTAAACGCTAAatctatacatgtatataaaaaCTTGCTATACTCGttcataaagaaaatatattactCTATATCACTGTGATTTCTACTTTCTATTGCTCTGAAAAATTAAGCTCCAATCCCAAACATGCCATAACCTAAAGCTTGACTTTCCTCTTGCACTTCTGGTCCTGAATCGCCTGGCTCGAAATATTAACGGTCATGCTACAATTCATTTTGACAACAACATGTTTCTTAATAATGTCCAAAATCTTTATCCGGCCCGAAATACTCGAATAGCTGTTCATGCTCAACAGACCCGAACCAACATCCGACATCAAATTCGGGTTCGACAGCATCCGATCCGTGATGATGTCAACCGTGATATTCATCCTCATGGTCCTTCTGGCCTTCGATTTCCCCGGGGGACCTCGGGCTTCGCCGACCACCGTGCCGTGGTAGAACAACGTGGTGGTCGTGTTAGTGTACTTGAACGAAGCCACGTTCGGATTCTTCACCGATACGTCGGCGTTTATCGTTATGTTTGAACCGGGCTTTGGGACCGTGTTGTTAACCAGCTCCAGATGTATGACGGTGAACTTGTTCACTCTGATAATCGGTTCCTTCACGCGGAAAACCGTGAAGATGAGAATCACGACCACGACGGCTGGGATTAGGATCAAGGAGGACACACAAGCACAGCATTTGATGTATTTTCGACGACGGAGTTTTTTATTTAGAGCGACGTCGTTTTCCAGGCCATCGATGGGATGAAAGTCGGTCTCCTGGGCTAGTGGTCGGACTTGCTCGCTCTCTACCATGGCTATGGTCTATGGAGATCAAGCTTTTGGTTAGAGGTAGTGAAGGAGAGGAATTAGTGGCTTTTGAGGCTTGGTGCTTTTTGCTTCCATTTATGCTGTTAGTGGGTAATGGCGTTAGACTAGACTAGCAGCAGTGCCGCTGGTAAGTTTGggattttccaattttttttttttttttcgtcatcGTGTTGTCAGCTTGGTACTAAAATATTCAAGCTGTTGAATTTTGACTTCCGGTGCCTTTTTTTTTGTCACGGGTTATTATTTGGACTAAAATGTAGTGGAAAATTGTGTGGAAAACAATAATCTTGCTTCCACACATATATGGGAGGTGTTTTTTTCCTATTTGTTCTTGGTTGGATGTATAACTGTCATATCATAATCTAATAGTTTGGTGATATAATTTGGTCTTTGCAATTGTCGAAATATGCTTCTAATTAGGTTCTACCAATATGAATATTATATGATGTAGaaacaaataaagtatatataatatgattaaaGCTCACCGTTTGGTTATCACGTGGACGGTggactactatatatatatattatataagattaTTGGAAGTTTGGGTTACAATCCccataatcaaaattatattccatttgaagtgctggaaataaataaataatgggtTCTAACTTCTAAAGCTTTGATAGAATTATAATCCATTCCATGCCATCAATAGTTATTTGACATATATATGGCTGCAAAGTTTGATTtagattattaaattatatatattctgcTTCTTGATTTGCTTTTGATATTTGGCTCCATATTGTCAAATATGGTGGTGCCTACCTTGAGAGACCGATCAATAAGTCATATTCAGATTCAAGACGTGATTAATTGAGGGGATTGATAAAAATCATTACTATATGCAAGTAGCTTCATATCTCAGTTGTTTTATAAGAACACCACCAACCACCAACTACCTCTCCTCACCACCTATGCATGTCTAATTAATGGAAGAAGCTtcctaatttcttaattttataatttttaatatcaatcattttcaattgaaaaaaataataataaaaatgcagAGTTGACAATATGAGCGAATAAAAGGTTAATGGGGTGATGGAATAGGGAAAGCCTAAAAGGCTGAAAGTGACTGTGAGGGCTTAGTAAGGTCCAAAACATCGAAACAACTAGGAAATTTACCTTTAACTGTtgcattttattcttttcatcgTGTTCCTGATGGAAATACTTGATTTATTgacttcatttttcatttttcaattttaacatgCTGCCAAATGTTATATAAATGTGAGAAAAGAGATATATAGGCCCTTTTGTAAACTATGAAAAACCCACAGGCCCAATGGGTATTCAGTAGAAAGGAGCAGCCGGTACGGGTCCGATCGTTCTACTAATGAGCCTTTTGGTTACAATGGACAGTCTATATGTAATCTGATAACCCGAACCGAACCCGGAAAGAAACGACGTTCTCAACTTCGGCGTTGCTGCTGCATAGATTTTGTGCTACCCGCCAAACGACCGAGCTACTAGGGTTTTGGAGAGCGATAGAGAGATGGGAGGCA
It encodes:
- the LOC107423750 gene encoding RING-H2 finger protein ATL68 — translated: MSTTTTPNPNPNPTPNSPTYLTNLGLGYSIAIALGFLVLLSTLLLASYICCRASRHRSPPSQTNNTSDPNPAPSDGIMLPRIIFVAEDDDQRDDDDSAVVGLDQSVINSYPKFPWSKDLDNKESTCSICLCEYKDFEMLRMMPECRHYFHLCCVDAWLKLNGSCPVCRNSPLPTPLSTPLQEVVPLSQYAADRRRRR
- the LOC107423719 gene encoding uncharacterized protein LOC107423719; this translates as MVESEQVRPLAQETDFHPIDGLENDVALNKKLRRRKYIKCCACVSSLILIPAVVVVILIFTVFRVKEPIIRVNKFTVIHLELVNNTVPKPGSNITINADVSVKNPNVASFKYTNTTTTLFYHGTVVGEARGPPGKSKARRTMRMNITVDIITDRMLSNPNLMSDVGSGLLSMNSYSSISGRIKILDIIKKHVVVKMNCSMTVNISSQAIQDQKCKRKVKL